Proteins from a genomic interval of Acetobacterium woodii DSM 1030:
- a CDS encoding ABC transporter permease, whose amino-acid sequence MKSFKEYIAYPYGLWMLIFIAVPLLVVVWFSFLSNPDFKAGVYTFTWDNYQEFMNPVYLELLYRSFLYAVIATLICFIIAYPLGNLIVSLPAHRQNLMIVLMIIPMWVNFLLRTYAWMVLLSGSGLIAQFLGLLGFKDVSLLYTQSAVILGMVYNFFPYMLLPIYTSLKKIDPDLLRAATDLGANHFQMFLKVKFPLSLPGIVSGSMMVFMPAVSTFVISNLLGGGKYMLIGNLIEQQFLTLNNWNFGSAISMVLMTIIFLVLGIARLITGKELDTGGQLL is encoded by the coding sequence ATGAAATCATTTAAGGAATATATCGCTTATCCCTATGGTCTTTGGATGCTTATTTTTATTGCGGTGCCACTTCTGGTCGTCGTCTGGTTTAGTTTTTTATCCAACCCTGATTTTAAGGCCGGAGTGTATACCTTCACCTGGGACAATTATCAGGAGTTTATGAACCCCGTATATCTGGAACTTCTTTACCGTTCGTTTTTATATGCCGTCATTGCCACCCTGATTTGTTTTATCATTGCCTATCCCTTGGGAAACCTGATTGTTTCTTTACCTGCTCATCGTCAAAATCTGATGATTGTACTAATGATCATCCCGATGTGGGTCAATTTTCTGCTGCGGACCTATGCCTGGATGGTGCTTCTCAGCGGCAGTGGTTTAATCGCTCAATTTTTAGGTCTGTTGGGATTTAAGGATGTCTCCTTGTTGTACACTCAGTCCGCCGTTATTCTGGGGATGGTTTATAACTTTTTCCCTTATATGCTGTTACCTATTTATACTTCGCTTAAAAAAATTGATCCCGATTTATTACGGGCTGCCACGGATCTGGGCGCTAATCATTTTCAGATGTTCCTGAAGGTAAAATTCCCCTTGAGTCTACCGGGTATTGTCTCTGGCAGCATGATGGTCTTTATGCCGGCAGTAAGTACCTTTGTTATTTCCAATCTATTAGGTGGCGGAAAATATATGCTCATCGGAAATCTCATTGAGCAGCAATTTTTGACCCTCAATAACTGGAACTTCGGATCGGCCATTTCGATGGTGCTAATGACGATTATTTTTCTGGTTTTAGGGATTGCCCGTTTAATCACCGGGAAAGAACTGGATACCGGAGGTCAACTATTATGA
- a CDS encoding ABC transporter substrate-binding protein, giving the protein MKRVLKMFNKKENRMKKILLTLSLLCLPFLAGGCSSDNRAELTVYNWGDYMDPAVIAQFEDEYNCRVNYETFTSNEDMYVKVKNSSDTYDVLVPSDYMIERLIKEDMLQPISKDNIPNLANIDASSMNLAFDPGNQYSVPYFYGVLGIVYNTDQVTDPVDSWNILWNDKYASKILMYDSIRDSMGASLKRLGFSMNETNETNINAARDALIAQKPLVMAYVTDNVKSLMASGDAAMAVVYSGDAAIIMSQNNSVNLNFAVPKEGSNAFYDNFVIPKNAKNPELAEQFINFMLTPEIAAKNIEYVGYSSPNSPALALLDSSWSDNTGFNVSKEDLARCEIFKDLPNNVMEIYNRAWTEINVSK; this is encoded by the coding sequence ATGAAAAGAGTGTTAAAAATGTTCAATAAAAAGGAGAATCGAATGAAAAAAATCTTATTAACTCTGTCGTTACTGTGTTTACCCTTTTTAGCTGGTGGTTGCAGCTCCGATAATCGAGCCGAGCTAACCGTCTATAATTGGGGCGATTATATGGACCCTGCGGTTATCGCTCAGTTTGAGGATGAATACAATTGTCGGGTCAATTATGAAACCTTTACCTCAAACGAGGACATGTACGTCAAAGTCAAAAACTCGTCAGATACCTATGATGTGCTGGTTCCTTCCGATTATATGATTGAACGGCTGATCAAAGAGGACATGCTCCAACCAATCAGCAAAGACAATATCCCCAATCTCGCCAATATTGATGCTTCTTCCATGAATTTGGCCTTTGATCCCGGCAATCAATACTCGGTCCCCTACTTTTATGGTGTTTTAGGAATTGTCTATAACACCGATCAAGTAACCGATCCGGTAGATAGCTGGAATATCCTTTGGAATGATAAGTATGCTTCCAAAATATTAATGTACGACAGTATTCGCGACAGCATGGGCGCTTCGCTTAAGCGTTTAGGTTTCTCGATGAATGAGACTAACGAAACCAATATCAATGCTGCCCGAGATGCCCTGATTGCTCAAAAACCCTTGGTTATGGCTTATGTCACCGATAATGTCAAAAGCTTGATGGCTAGTGGTGATGCCGCCATGGCTGTTGTTTATTCCGGCGATGCTGCTATTATTATGAGTCAAAACAACTCTGTTAATCTCAATTTTGCAGTTCCTAAAGAAGGTTCCAATGCCTTTTATGATAATTTTGTGATTCCCAAAAATGCAAAAAATCCAGAACTGGCTGAACAATTCATCAATTTCATGCTGACGCCCGAAATTGCGGCTAAAAATATCGAATACGTTGGTTATTCTTCTCCCAATAGCCCCGCTTTGGCCTTGCTTGATTCAAGTTGGTCAGATAACACCGGCTTCAATGTCAGCAAAGAAGATCTGGCCCGTTGTGAGATCTTTAAAGATTTGCCCAATAATGTGATGGAAATCTACAACCGGGCCTGGACCGAGATTAACGTCTCTAAATAA
- a CDS encoding EAL domain-containing protein, with protein sequence MLQIVISIIFYLTFILYAFLGVFCLTLNKKAKLNRSFFYVCLSFAIWSFAFAISNSLNNIEHVLIWRRVASLGWGVAFSCILSFILILTENEAILKNRVVYSALYIPAAVTVFIFGIDGNLASAQYNLVHTQVGWGNIPVNNVWDIFYNLYYISYALLTLFLLWKWHQDVHETAKRQQAFYLLISFSMAIVIGTGSEMLANSYLDFKLPSIAPIIILIPVITFAYNIKKFALMAPAKSKKTKNVSDVLNDHTHSTFVRYIAIIYLCVSVFNVLQCFFYPSELWADMIFATIFVVMGLIIYNLTASSLTIPDQDRIITVIIAITIPLTIFRFQDTPMSEVLWTLPLIYLMMTIVFNYKKMFGIIAFVSIAVGVFSLIMMPEHQMDISAVNYMARLIIYLIAIVLAAFVNRIYIMRLKENEQQIQFQKMLTNITTSFVAVNRQTLDDKVKDLLRQSGSFANADRVYICIFSEDGMTFNYPHRWVAENVERQSSDTDTCETFAWPWSKEQLLNNQIIYIPDRESLPPEAKNERDELLSKQIQSIIAVPICSKTGVIGFIGFDHLTKAKIWQIDDHEKLRMLAKILANAMAKVETEKEMNDLAFYDTLTKLPNRVLFENRLKQALELAKLQQQYLGIIFLDIDEFKEVNDTLGHDIGDYLIKEISERLSRVIWQQDTLARFGGDEFLILFPRFFKEEELSDYAKIIMTVFREPVFVGEQEFHITASGGISVFPRDGETVNDLIKHADLAMYVAKSKGKGQVAFCTDFMKQDVLEKMILSNSLYQALEREELFIEYQPQVSIKSNEIVGFEVLLGWQHPELGLISPAVFVPIAEQTGLINSIGEWLLLNACAQNKAWQDKGFKPVKMAINLALEQFRSLNIVALVEACLAKTGMDSKYLELEINEKIAMRESSDAIKCLNDLNKMGVTISIADFGTEVSSLSRLKDLPIDRLKIDRQFINGIGMNAKDESIVAVVIFLAKRLGIKVIAEGVETEQQLAFLSAEECDESQGHYFYKPLSNEEIEKHCVSQFVCRRGGQAKVMSDSAANN encoded by the coding sequence ATGTTGCAAATCGTGATTTCAATTATTTTTTATCTAACATTTATTCTGTATGCATTTCTGGGAGTATTTTGTCTAACGTTAAATAAAAAGGCCAAATTAAATCGTAGTTTCTTTTATGTATGTTTAAGTTTTGCAATCTGGTCCTTTGCTTTTGCGATATCGAACTCATTAAATAATATCGAACATGTGTTGATCTGGCGTCGGGTGGCATCATTGGGATGGGGCGTGGCATTTAGTTGCATCTTATCTTTTATTCTGATTTTAACCGAAAACGAAGCAATATTAAAGAATCGCGTTGTTTATAGCGCGCTTTATATCCCTGCAGCAGTGACGGTATTTATTTTTGGGATTGACGGAAATCTGGCCTCGGCACAATATAATTTAGTTCATACGCAGGTAGGCTGGGGGAATATTCCGGTCAATAATGTTTGGGATATTTTCTATAATCTCTACTATATAAGTTATGCGTTGTTGACATTGTTTCTGCTTTGGAAATGGCATCAAGATGTTCACGAAACCGCAAAGCGACAACAGGCTTTTTATCTCTTGATCTCATTTTCGATGGCCATTGTTATTGGCACCGGCTCGGAGATGCTGGCCAATAGTTATTTGGATTTTAAGTTACCATCCATTGCCCCGATTATTATTTTGATTCCGGTGATAACATTTGCATATAATATAAAAAAATTTGCCTTGATGGCACCGGCTAAATCAAAAAAAACGAAAAATGTGAGTGATGTGTTAAATGACCACACGCACTCAACATTTGTTCGATATATTGCCATCATATATTTATGTGTCAGTGTATTTAATGTCTTGCAATGTTTCTTTTATCCATCGGAATTGTGGGCAGATATGATTTTTGCTACGATCTTCGTAGTTATGGGCCTTATTATATACAATTTAACGGCTTCAAGTTTGACTATTCCAGATCAGGATCGAATAATAACGGTGATCATTGCAATCACCATTCCGCTAACTATTTTTCGATTTCAGGATACGCCAATGAGTGAGGTATTATGGACGCTTCCGCTGATTTATTTGATGATGACAATTGTTTTTAATTACAAGAAAATGTTTGGAATCATTGCTTTTGTCAGTATTGCCGTGGGTGTTTTTTCATTAATTATGATGCCGGAACACCAAATGGATATTAGTGCCGTGAATTATATGGCGAGACTGATTATTTATCTGATCGCGATTGTTTTAGCAGCTTTTGTCAATCGTATTTATATCATGCGTTTAAAAGAAAATGAGCAACAAATACAATTTCAGAAGATGTTGACAAACATTACAACAAGTTTTGTCGCTGTTAATCGACAAACCTTAGATGATAAAGTGAAAGACTTACTTAGACAAAGTGGCAGTTTTGCCAATGCGGATCGGGTTTATATTTGCATCTTCTCGGAAGATGGGATGACCTTTAATTATCCTCACCGGTGGGTGGCCGAAAATGTGGAGCGTCAAAGCAGCGATACAGACACATGTGAGACGTTTGCTTGGCCTTGGAGTAAAGAACAGTTGCTCAATAATCAAATAATTTATATCCCAGATCGGGAGTCACTGCCACCAGAAGCAAAAAATGAAAGAGACGAACTTTTAAGCAAACAGATTCAATCGATTATCGCTGTTCCGATTTGTAGTAAAACAGGTGTTATTGGTTTTATTGGATTTGATCACCTGACAAAAGCGAAAATATGGCAAATTGATGATCATGAAAAATTACGAATGCTGGCAAAAATTTTGGCTAATGCGATGGCAAAAGTGGAAACTGAAAAAGAGATGAATGACCTGGCGTTTTATGACACACTGACGAAACTTCCCAACCGCGTATTGTTTGAAAATCGCTTAAAACAGGCCTTGGAGTTGGCTAAATTGCAGCAACAATATCTGGGTATCATTTTTTTAGATATTGATGAATTTAAAGAAGTAAATGATACGTTAGGACATGACATTGGTGATTATCTGATTAAAGAAATTAGCGAACGTTTATCGCGCGTTATTTGGCAGCAGGATACCCTCGCTCGTTTTGGCGGTGATGAGTTTTTAATCTTGTTTCCGCGGTTCTTCAAAGAAGAGGAACTAAGTGACTATGCAAAAATAATTATGACGGTGTTTCGCGAACCTGTGTTTGTTGGAGAACAGGAATTTCATATTACTGCAAGTGGCGGTATTTCGGTGTTCCCCAGAGATGGTGAAACCGTGAATGACTTGATTAAACATGCGGATTTGGCCATGTATGTTGCCAAAAGCAAAGGAAAAGGGCAAGTCGCCTTTTGTACAGACTTTATGAAACAAGATGTTTTAGAGAAGATGATACTGAGCAACAGTCTTTATCAAGCCTTGGAACGAGAAGAGCTTTTTATTGAATATCAGCCGCAGGTTTCGATTAAAAGCAATGAGATTGTTGGCTTTGAGGTTTTGCTGGGCTGGCAGCACCCCGAATTAGGACTGATTTCTCCAGCGGTATTTGTTCCCATTGCGGAGCAGACGGGACTTATTAATAGCATTGGTGAATGGCTGTTGTTAAATGCTTGTGCGCAAAATAAGGCCTGGCAGGATAAGGGGTTTAAGCCGGTGAAAATGGCGATAAATTTAGCGCTTGAGCAATTTCGCAGTCTAAATATTGTGGCGCTTGTTGAAGCTTGTCTTGCGAAAACAGGCATGGATTCGAAATATCTGGAATTGGAAATCAATGAAAAAATTGCAATGCGAGAATCCAGTGATGCGATTAAGTGTTTAAATGATTTAAATAAAATGGGCGTGACGATTAGTATCGCTGATTTTGGGACCGAAGTTTCGTCGTTGAGCCGACTAAAGGACTTGCCAATAGATCGTCTAAAAATAGATCGGCAATTTATTAATGGGATTGGGATGAATGCTAAGGACGAATCAATCGTTGCGGTTGTGATTTTTTTAGCAAAACGGCTGGGAATTAAGGTCATTGCCGAAGGCGTCGAAACAGAACAGCAACTGGCTTTTTTAAGCGCTGAGGAATGTGATGAAAGCCAAGGGCATTATTTTTACAAGCCGCTTTCTAATGAGGAAATAGAGAAGCATTGTGTTAGTCAGTTCGTTTGCCGCCGCGGCGGACAAGCTAAAGTCATGTCCGATTCGGCGGCAAATAATTAA
- a CDS encoding ABC transporter ATP-binding protein, giving the protein MKKNNPEKIIQVQNLVKIYGDKTIIDAINFHIQPNEFLTILGPSGCGKTTLLRMIGGFETPDSGDILFEGKSLINVPANKRPINTVFQKYALFPHLNVYDNVAFGLKIQKKAKAEITDLVQEMLRTVNLQNYEQRDVNSLSGGEQQRVAIARALINHPKLLLLDEPLGALDLKLRKNMQLELKNLQKKTGITFIYVTHDQEEAMTMSDTIIIMNHGRIQQIGSPVDIYNEPRNAFAADFIGESNILDSIMLKDCLVQIQAVEFPCVDKGFAENEHVLTVIRPEDIDILKPGVGFLDGVIESVTFLGMHYEILMNCQGVNWLIHTTREFFAGDQISIQVDPNNIHIMKKEFDHEII; this is encoded by the coding sequence TTGAAAAAAAATAATCCAGAAAAAATAATTCAGGTCCAGAATTTAGTTAAAATCTATGGTGATAAAACAATCATTGATGCCATCAATTTTCATATCCAACCCAATGAATTTTTAACCATTCTTGGTCCCAGTGGCTGTGGCAAAACAACGCTGTTACGGATGATTGGCGGGTTTGAAACACCTGATAGCGGTGATATTCTGTTCGAAGGAAAATCACTAATCAACGTTCCGGCGAATAAACGGCCCATTAATACCGTTTTTCAAAAATACGCCCTTTTTCCCCATTTAAACGTCTATGATAACGTTGCCTTTGGGTTAAAAATTCAAAAAAAAGCCAAAGCTGAGATAACCGACCTGGTTCAGGAGATGCTGCGAACCGTCAATCTGCAAAATTATGAACAACGTGATGTTAACTCACTCAGCGGTGGTGAACAGCAACGGGTTGCGATTGCCCGAGCACTAATCAATCATCCCAAGCTGCTGCTGCTTGATGAACCGTTAGGAGCTCTTGATCTCAAGCTTCGTAAAAATATGCAACTGGAACTAAAAAACCTGCAGAAAAAAACCGGGATCACCTTTATTTATGTCACCCACGATCAGGAAGAAGCGATGACGATGTCCGATACCATTATCATTATGAATCATGGTCGTATCCAACAAATTGGCTCGCCGGTAGATATTTACAATGAACCACGAAATGCCTTTGCCGCTGACTTTATTGGTGAAAGCAATATCCTTGATTCGATCATGCTTAAAGACTGTCTGGTTCAAATTCAAGCGGTGGAGTTTCCCTGTGTGGATAAAGGATTTGCCGAAAACGAACACGTTTTAACCGTTATCCGACCTGAAGATATTGATATTCTAAAACCCGGCGTCGGTTTTTTAGATGGTGTTATTGAATCGGTAACTTTTCTGGGCATGCATTATGAAATTCTGATGAACTGCCAAGGCGTCAACTGGCTGATTCACACCACTCGAGAATTTTTTGCGGGAGATCAAATCAGCATCCAGGTTGACCCCAATAATATTCATATTATGAAAAAGGAATTTGACCATGAAATCATTTAA
- a CDS encoding ABC transporter permease, producing MKKAFKNIAFSLILLFLYAPIFVLIIYSFNDSKIMGPWSGFTLKWYVMLFQDRYILQALYYTLIIAVIATTVSTVIGTLSAMGLYRMRAKLKKPYLLLNNIPVLVPDIVMGITLMSLFIFIGMKMGLTTIIIAHITFCIPYVILAVLPRFTRLPENIFEAALDLGATPKQAFWKVLFPEILPGVTSGALIAFTLSIDDFVISFFTAGNGVSNLSITIYSMAKAGINPKINALSTIMFGAIMILLILINIRNEKSVKNVQ from the coding sequence ATGAAAAAAGCTTTTAAAAATATCGCCTTTAGTCTGATTCTGCTGTTTTTATATGCACCTATTTTTGTGCTGATTATTTATTCGTTTAACGATTCAAAAATTATGGGTCCCTGGTCCGGCTTTACCCTTAAATGGTATGTCATGCTTTTTCAGGATCGCTACATCCTTCAAGCTTTGTATTATACCCTCATTATTGCCGTCATCGCGACTACCGTTTCCACTGTTATTGGGACTTTATCGGCGATGGGACTTTATCGGATGCGCGCTAAATTAAAAAAACCCTATCTGCTTTTAAATAACATTCCGGTTCTGGTTCCCGATATTGTTATGGGGATTACCCTGATGTCGTTATTTATTTTCATTGGGATGAAAATGGGATTAACAACCATTATTATCGCCCATATAACCTTTTGTATCCCCTACGTTATTCTGGCCGTGTTACCCCGATTTACGCGATTGCCAGAAAACATTTTTGAGGCCGCATTGGATCTGGGGGCAACTCCAAAACAGGCTTTCTGGAAAGTTCTTTTTCCCGAAATTTTACCCGGTGTCACTTCTGGTGCCCTAATTGCCTTTACCCTATCCATCGATGATTTTGTAATCAGTTTTTTCACCGCCGGTAATGGCGTCAGCAACCTGTCGATCACCATCTATTCGATGGCTAAAGCCGGCATCAACCCCAAAATCAACGCTTTGTCAACGATCATGTTTGGAGCAATTATGATTTTATTAATTCTTATCAATATTCGAAATGAAAAGAGTGTTAAAAATGTTCAATAA